The genomic DNA AGGGCGGTGGGATAGAGCTTTGCCATGACGGTGTTCGTATAACCTAGTCCTTCATCAGCTTTGACGTGAAATTACGTGTAAAAAGTATACGGTACCGGTAATCTGGATGTTATAACCATCCGAGAAAAGGGCTACACCTGCAATGAGTACAGACAAGGTCTGCATCCATTTTCGTTTCTTTGGCGTCTCGAGCTCAGCGAGTGGTGCTGCGTGAATGGTAGTATCGATGTCCTGCTCGGGGAGGTATCCCATTTTGTCGTCATAGGAAAGAGTAGACATTTTGGAATCCACGAACTTTTGTTTGATAAAGAATAGTCGATTCGTGGTTGCCTATATACCTTACTGGGGTTTAAATTATCTCAGAGGATGTCGAGGTCGGCAGACCATATCGGGTTTCGGCCTTCCGTCTATTCGTGACATTCGAAGTAAATAATACTTGAGAGACCTTCTGTAGCCAATACTCTTTTGAAAATGCAGCATAGAATAGCATATGAAGGCAGTACCTGATCATTATCAACAACGTGCTCAATACTGTTACAGTGGTAACACCGGAGTCCAATACTCACATACTGATGCCGAGCCTGTCCGAGTTCTTTCGGATATCATCCGGACGTACGCTCTACCTCCCAAGGCCTCCCAATTGTCGAATGTAACTGGATATCAACGAATAATACGGTAGATCAGGTCTGACGGAGAAGTAGATTGAACGTGTTTGTGATGGCATTAGCCGCCGAAGCGAgattatttattattatcttcttcttcttaaTTAGCCCCGCCGTCGCTTATTGCCGCTGCTGTTTTACGCGCGGAATTTTAATCGACGACCTATTTTCGATCGTACGCATTTCTTGTTGTTCATTCGCACGTTCGTATTTATATTAAGTCCGAACACTTCACCAAATTGACCCGAGTTGGCCGGCACCAGGACCTTTGTACTATGCGCAGACAGATCCATTTCTGGATAAGTAGCGAAATGAGCAGTTTTTGGGCTCACGAAGCACACGACCATCTACTTAGCGGCAGTAATCAAACAGCCGCCTGCAAAACGACACTTCTCGgtgtcctcctcctttacAAAGCGATAAAATGGTGAAGAGATTATTACAGGGGCTGAATTTGGGTGCTGGCTTGGCGGTGAAATGGTATGCCTTCGTATTTCTACGCCTGGTaagtttcttttttattGATTGTATCATACGAATACGAGTAATTGACGAACCTTGCGCCGGGAAAAGCTTCCCGCTGGACCTCGATATCTCCCAACTATTTTGAGCTGTACTTTAATGTACCTCGCATCTTACTTCTCACTTCGCTCCCTTGCTCAAAAACCAATTCGGACGTCGATTATCACGCCCATCCTAGTTCTTGGTGGACTTTACCATCCCATGTATCGTCTTCTCTCGACGGTTGGTGCTTTGGTCACCTTGATAGCTCCGCTTATGTCGTACGACTTTGTCTACCGCACCCATTTACTACATCCGTCACTACACATATCCTTCGCTCGGGTTGGCTGGGTAACAGAAACGTCGGCCAGCCTCTTATTTCGATCTACCTTCCCAGATCGAATCGGCGTATCCTATTGGCCTTCTCACAATGACAGCGCCGTCTCACATGTCGGACTTTCTCAATCCAGTGTCAAAACCGACTTcacttctcctctgtacATCAAAAATCTGCAACCGGGCATCACATACTTTTATAACTCGACTGCCGGCCACAAAGGTTCGTTCACTACTAGACGATCACAACATGATCAGAAGCAATTCAGCATTCTGAGTACAAGCTGCCAAAAGCCCAACTGGCCCTATAATCCTCTGTCTCATTCGTTGGCAATTAATGGTTTAGAACATGTCGATAACGTGGTCCGaaaaatgaagagaaaaCCGGAAGCGATGCTGTTCTTAGGCGACTTCATCTGTGAGTACCCCTATCATCGCCTTCTTGGAGCAACTGAAGTGACACCTGACAGATTCAGACCTCCCATATCCCATCGCCGACTATACCACTTCGTACTATCGCCGACTTTACCGCCAGATCTACTCCAGCCCATCTTGGACCCCATTTCTGCGTTCAATCCCCTGGCTACACATGTTTGACGACCACGAGATCATCAACGACTACGCCCCTTCCACTTCTGCCCTTTCCAACATGTTCATAGAAGCCATCGATCCGTTCATAAACTATCAGCAAGTTGTCAACCCTCCCCCGGTCAGCTCCACACAACCGACGTACTTCCGCTTTGGAATAGGCGATGTATCATTCTTCGTCTTGGACTGCCGATCATGGCGTTCAGCTCAACCAGCTAGACCTGGATCCAATTCTACAGCTGGCTTTGGCAACAGGACGATGCTTGGAGAATCACAATTTACGGCAGTCAAAGAAtgggcagaagaagggacgagagatggaaaatTACTGGTGCTTGTATCAGGAGTACCGATTACTCGCAATTGGTCggaaggggatgatgagatggacAGTTGGGCTGTGAGTGCACTCTTTTCTCATTTTCCACAGGAGTACAAGCCTCTTATTGAAGTGTTAGGGTTATCTTGACGAACGTGAGGAGATTCTTGAAATGTTGTGGTCGTCCGGAGGAGCCGTCGTCATCTCCGGCGATCGACATGAGCACGGTAAGCTCTCcatatccttctccctcgctTTTCTTCTAACCTTCCCTATGCATTAGCAACCACATTattccctcctccgcctACGTCGCCTCACCTGAGCTCATCGTCCGTCATCGAGttctccacctctccttTGTCATTTTTTCACCAACCTTGGACCCGAGAATACGTCCCACATCCGGACACTGACATTCCCATCCATCTGCAATGGCAAGGTGATAGTCGCTTTGGTGTGTTCGAGTTTGATACCACTGGAGAAAGACCGAGAGTCAAGTTTGAATTGATGGTAGATGGTGAGAAAGAATGGGAGTATGAGTGGGTAAAAGGGGTAGACGTGGTAATTCCGGACGTATGGCAGGCGTAATGCATACATAAATCTAAAGCGACAAATCTTGTCAAATGATGGGATTGAACGCATCCATGTGAGAAGAGAATTCATAAGTGGACAAAGGCGGTTTAAGGCGAGTCAGAGGAGACTTGCGACTTTCCGCGAAAGGACGAAAGATATGTTGTGGAGCTATTGATCTTAGGGTTTGCGATATGCCTTGCTGACAAAAGGCAAGCTCCGGTATAAGCTACATGCATATTTTTGTCCATTGAATCTTTATGTTGATATGAATATTTCCCAATGTACGATTGATGGGATCATGTATAACTTATACAACCTACAAACCTACTTCAAGCGCCTCTCGATATTTCGCCTACCATTGACCCAATCTGTCTCATGCAAAGTCATCTCAGGTGTACCGAACAGCGCATTATCGACGGCTTCCACACCGAGCATGAACTGCGAAGCTATCAGCTGAAGTATCCTACCGGAAACGAAAAATAACCCACAGAATGATCTTGATTACCACACTCATACTTCCAGCTTCCGAATCTGCCTCGAGAATGAATCCCATACTCTTGTTGAAGCTTTGGGAGGATCTTCTTGAGAGAGTCGTCTCGTCCGAGAGTAGGTGTAGGGCTTGTATCATTAGCCTTTAGATCTTGCAAAATGATTAAACCGCTCACTAGCCATAATCAAACCTCCTTTCATAGAACGACACAATGTCGTCCGTCGGCAATATCAACTCTGTGGCAATAGCTCCTTTGACggtctccttcatcaaattTTCCAGATCGACAGGCTTGTCCGCAGACTGACAGACTTCAAACATCAAACTCCAGTACGGTCCTCCCTTTAGATCCTTCTCGAAGGGAAGCGAAGGGTCGGCTTTTTGAAGAACAGGCAGACGAGTAGAGATAGAGGGAACATTGTAAGGAGAATAGTTAGAAAAAATGGTGGCACGGTAGAAGGGAGCGCTGTCTTCTGGGAAGTACAACCAGCCTAAAAATGTCAGAAATGTTAAGGCCAAGTACAACTTACACTTGTCTCCAATTCTATCGGGTCTTTCTCCCCTGATTCCGATACCCAATACGATAGTCGAAGAATGCACTAAACCCTCCTTTGCAGccaccttcatctccttcacaacctcctctccattcGCAGCCCTCTCCATACGATCCAAAAGTCCGTCAAGTCGCATAGTCGAGATCAAATGTTTATACTTCACCCTTGTCCCGTCACCAAGTTCGGCAACTTTATCGGAAGCGTTGATTTTCTGGATATCGCCTTTGGAACCGAGTCGAAATCTGTTCTCCGGGAGTTGCTTGGCTACAGCAGTCCATATTCCACCAGTACCGTTTCGAGTGGGAAATCGGAAAGTAGCGTTGGGTCCCCAATTAGGAGCTGTTTCCATAGTGAGGGCGTT from Cryptococcus neoformans var. neoformans JEC21 chromosome 7 sequence includes the following:
- a CDS encoding conserved expressed protein; amino-acid sequence: MPSRLDFESEPPTPVTAGFDALSDVESATSVEEDFVNVETLIIGAGPTGLGAATRLHQLGHSFIIVDAASAPGGLASTDVTKEGFLFDVGGHVIFSHYAYFDDAVNRALPAKDDWQTHQRISYVRSAGRWVPYPYQNNVSQLPLDLRVKCIDGLIAAAEQRAATPNYKPVTFDEWIVRNMGEGIADVFMRPYNFKVWGVNTTKMQCKWLGERVAAPNVRTAVRNALTMETAPNWGPNATFRFPTRNGTGGIWTAVAKQLPENRFRLGSKGDIQKINASDKVAELGDGTRVKYKHLISTMRLDGLLDRMERAANGEEVVKEMKVAAKEGLVHSSTIVLGIGIRGERPDRIGDKCWLYFPEDSAPFYRATIFSNYSPYNVPSISTRLPVLQKADPSLPFEKDLKGGPYWSLMFEVCQSADKPVDLENLMKETVKGAIATELILPTDDIVSFYERRFDYGYPTPTLGRDDSLKKILPKLQQEYGIHSRGRFGSWKYECGNQDHSFMLGVEAVDNALFGTPEMTLHETDWVNGRRNIERRLK